From the Pseudomonas baltica genome, one window contains:
- a CDS encoding tRNA (adenine(22)-N(1))-methyltransferase TrmK, whose amino-acid sequence MNEHTLSMRLERVAAQVPAGARLADIGSDHGYLPVALMHRGTIVAAVAGEVALTPFHAAQRTVRDNGLEPHITVRQANGLAAIEAQDAITAISLCGMGGETIRDILDSGKARLHGLERLILQPNGGEQPLRQWLMENGYRIVYEEVLRENRFDYEIIVAERNGPRQYSPEELYFGPLLLKTRSPAFLAKWQRRLRERQRTMSQLSRAQQALTQEKLQDIARQICWITEMLDSTERS is encoded by the coding sequence TTGAACGAACACACATTGTCCATGCGCCTGGAGCGCGTGGCGGCGCAAGTGCCCGCTGGCGCTCGGCTGGCCGATATCGGCTCGGACCACGGCTATCTGCCCGTGGCATTGATGCACCGCGGCACCATCGTCGCCGCCGTAGCTGGCGAGGTAGCACTGACGCCGTTCCATGCCGCTCAACGTACCGTGCGCGACAATGGCCTGGAACCCCACATCACCGTGCGCCAGGCCAACGGCCTGGCGGCGATCGAAGCGCAAGACGCCATCACCGCGATCAGCCTGTGCGGCATGGGTGGCGAGACCATCCGCGACATCCTCGACAGCGGCAAAGCTCGCCTTCACGGCCTCGAGCGCCTGATCTTGCAACCCAATGGCGGCGAGCAACCGCTGCGCCAGTGGCTGATGGAAAACGGCTATCGGATTGTTTACGAAGAAGTGCTGCGAGAAAACCGTTTCGACTACGAAATCATCGTCGCCGAGCGCAATGGCCCGCGGCAGTATTCTCCCGAGGAGCTGTATTTCGGTCCGCTGCTGCTGAAGACGCGCAGCCCGGCGTTTCTAGCCAAGTGGCAGCGCCGATTGCGCGAAAGGCAGCGCACCATGAGCCAGCTCTCGCGAGCGCAGCAGGCGTTGACCCAGGAGAAGTTGCAAGATATCGCCCGGCAGATTTGCTGGATTACCGAGATGCTGGACAGTACCGAGCGCTCATAA
- a CDS encoding cysteine hydrolase family protein, translating to MRQVLLIVDIQSTFSPPEWLVDGARAFSAMIPTVASVELHDEQVTPFDKQLGWHPAAEDESLVEADKVFIKHGYGPTVETIAYIKQLGVERVLVCGMQTETCVLAAGFALFDAGLSPTLVTDLTVGSSLDRSGKLGIELWTHHFRQVTTRAEVIAELGL from the coding sequence ATGCGCCAGGTGTTGCTCATAGTCGATATTCAATCCACGTTCAGCCCACCCGAATGGCTGGTCGATGGCGCACGGGCGTTCTCGGCGATGATTCCGACCGTCGCCTCCGTCGAGCTGCATGACGAGCAGGTCACGCCGTTCGACAAACAGCTCGGCTGGCATCCGGCGGCCGAGGACGAGAGCCTGGTCGAGGCCGACAAGGTGTTTATCAAGCACGGCTACGGCCCCACCGTCGAAACCATCGCCTACATCAAGCAACTCGGCGTCGAGCGAGTGCTGGTGTGTGGCATGCAGACCGAAACCTGCGTGCTCGCCGCCGGCTTTGCGCTGTTCGATGCCGGGCTGAGCCCGACGTTGGTCACCGACCTGACGGTGGGCTCGTCTCTGGACAGGTCCGGCAAGTTGGGGATCGAGCTGTGGACGCATCACTTTCGCCAGGTCACCACGCGGGCGGAGGTGATTGCCGAGTTAGGTTTATAA
- a CDS encoding glutathione S-transferase family protein, with protein sequence MTTKLQLFTSPSAFPNPQRLRLFMHEKGIADQFDETVYDMAPGGEQRGWRHLNMNPWGETPTLQLADGSFISETPAIVRYLDQSYPGRKIMGETPLEQGLDNMWDNRVWVHILYRIVTAFHVLHTGLGFKLELTKNEAWGEHCRKEALSHAALVNGHLADGRDWLLGGAEPTFADITLATAIAFSKFPVNATPLDERFEFLDYYWKRWQARPGFQAAYADRSSGIPELDSPAA encoded by the coding sequence ATGACCACTAAACTGCAGCTGTTCACTTCCCCCTCGGCATTTCCCAATCCCCAGCGCCTGCGCCTGTTCATGCATGAAAAAGGCATCGCCGATCAGTTCGACGAGACCGTCTACGACATGGCCCCCGGCGGCGAACAGCGCGGCTGGCGCCATCTCAACATGAACCCGTGGGGCGAAACGCCTACCCTCCAGCTGGCAGACGGCAGTTTTATTTCCGAGACGCCGGCCATCGTTCGCTACCTCGACCAGTCATACCCCGGCCGCAAGATCATGGGCGAAACGCCGCTGGAACAAGGTCTCGACAACATGTGGGACAACCGCGTGTGGGTGCACATCCTGTATCGCATCGTCACGGCGTTCCACGTGCTGCACACCGGGCTGGGTTTCAAGCTCGAACTGACCAAGAACGAGGCCTGGGGCGAGCACTGTCGCAAGGAAGCGCTGAGCCACGCGGCACTGGTCAATGGTCATTTGGCCGACGGCCGCGACTGGCTGCTGGGTGGCGCGGAGCCGACCTTTGCCGATATCACCCTGGCAACCGCGATCGCGTTCTCCAAATTTCCGGTCAACGCCACGCCGCTGGACGAGCGTTTCGAGTTTCTCGACTATTACTGGAAACGCTGGCAGGCACGCCCAGGTTTCCAGGCGGCCTACGCCGATCGCAGCAGCGGCATCCCTGAACTGGACTCGCCTGCCGCTTGA
- a CDS encoding TetR/AcrR family transcriptional regulator, with protein sequence MTINAREAILLAARNIAQSQGYNGLNFRDLAAAVGIKAASIYYHFPSKADLGVAVAQRYWQDGAAALEDISAQSPKPLEALRRFPEIFRRSLEADNRLCLASFVGAETDNLPAEMTQEIQRFAEVNIAWLSQLLVAAEVCAPAQSGMRARAIFSAVVGAQLMARSRADIALFDTLIDTYRAWGPLPA encoded by the coding sequence ATGACCATCAATGCCCGCGAAGCGATCCTCCTGGCTGCCAGAAACATCGCTCAGTCCCAAGGCTACAACGGCCTGAATTTTCGCGATCTGGCCGCAGCGGTCGGTATCAAGGCGGCCAGCATCTACTACCACTTCCCGAGCAAGGCCGACCTCGGCGTCGCGGTGGCCCAGCGCTACTGGCAGGACGGGGCGGCCGCGCTCGAGGATATCAGCGCGCAGAGCCCGAAACCGCTGGAAGCCTTGCGGCGTTTCCCCGAGATATTCCGGCGCTCGCTCGAAGCCGATAATCGTCTGTGCCTGGCCAGCTTCGTGGGCGCCGAGACCGACAACTTGCCCGCTGAAATGACCCAGGAAATCCAACGGTTCGCCGAGGTCAATATCGCCTGGCTCAGCCAGCTGCTGGTGGCTGCCGAGGTGTGTGCGCCTGCGCAAAGCGGCATGCGGGCAAGGGCGATCTTTTCCGCCGTGGTCGGCGCTCAGCTCATGGCCAGAAGCCGCGCGGACATCGCCTTGTTCGACACGCTGATAGACACCTATCGGGCCTGGGGACCCTTGCCAGCCTGA
- a CDS encoding aldose epimerase family protein, translating to MSTSASPAKVSALTQHKSPFGTLTDGTPIDKYTLSNSAGMQVSVITYGAILQAVIVPDRHGHSDDVLLGFDDAQSYQTHADPHFGATIGRYGNRIADGQFVLDGVSYRIPLNDATNAIHGGPKGFDSHVWQAEPIQEDGSVGVTLSYTSADGEMGFPGELQTQVTYRLNERNELRIQYHATTSKPTVVNLTNHGYYNLAGAGNGTILDHLATLHASHYTPVSAKLIPTGEIAPVAGTPMDFLSPTAFGAHIQDDHPQLKFVEPKQGGFDFNYVLDTGGDLSRPAVEVHDPKSGRRLQLFTTQPAVQLYTSNLLDGTITGKGGRVYLHWGAFALEAEHYPDSPNQPTFPSTRLEPGAVYAHTTVLKFSHD from the coding sequence ATGAGCACCTCTGCATCGCCTGCCAAGGTATCCGCCCTCACCCAGCACAAAAGCCCTTTCGGCACCCTTACCGACGGCACGCCCATCGACAAATACACCCTGAGCAATAGCGCCGGCATGCAGGTCAGCGTGATCACCTACGGGGCGATATTGCAGGCAGTGATCGTACCCGACCGCCATGGCCACAGCGACGACGTACTGCTCGGTTTCGATGATGCCCAGAGCTACCAGACCCACGCCGATCCGCATTTCGGCGCCACCATCGGCCGCTATGGCAATCGCATCGCCGACGGCCAGTTTGTGCTTGATGGCGTCAGCTACCGCATCCCGCTCAACGACGCGACGAACGCCATTCACGGCGGTCCGAAGGGCTTCGACAGCCACGTCTGGCAAGCCGAACCCATCCAGGAAGACGGCTCGGTGGGCGTCACACTCAGCTACACCAGTGCGGATGGCGAGATGGGCTTTCCCGGCGAGCTGCAAACTCAGGTCACCTACCGCCTCAACGAGCGTAACGAATTGCGCATTCAGTACCATGCCACCACCAGCAAACCCACGGTGGTCAATCTGACCAACCACGGTTATTACAACCTGGCCGGCGCTGGCAACGGCACCATCCTCGATCACCTCGCCACCCTGCATGCCAGCCACTACACCCCGGTGTCGGCGAAGCTGATCCCGACCGGCGAGATTGCCCCCGTTGCCGGCACGCCGATGGACTTCCTCTCCCCCACGGCCTTCGGCGCGCACATTCAAGACGACCACCCACAACTCAAATTCGTCGAGCCCAAGCAGGGCGGCTTCGACTTCAACTACGTGCTGGATACCGGTGGTGACCTGAGCAGGCCGGCCGTTGAAGTGCATGACCCAAAGTCGGGGCGTCGCCTGCAACTGTTCACCACCCAACCGGCGGTGCAGCTGTACACCTCGAACCTGCTCGACGGCACGATCACCGGCAAAGGTGGCAGGGTTTATCTGCACTGGGGCGCCTTTGCCCTGGAAGCCGAGCATTACCCCGACTCACCCAATCAGCCGACCTTTCCCAGTACCCGCCTGGAGCCTGGGGCGGTGTATGCGCACACCACAGTGCTGAAATTCAGCCACGACTGA
- a CDS encoding sugar MFS transporter: protein MTDNTVAASLEQNQPPIANVQRLSLFVFALFFIFGGITSLNDILIPKLKSLFSLSYAEAMLVQSAFFLAYALASIPASLLISRIGYMRAAAIGLVTMAVGCALFIPAALVGLFGAFLIALFVLAIGVTVVQVVSNPLISLLGPQQTSHSRVTFAQAFNSLGTTVAPYLGAMLILGSLSQVDPATLSGSALATYLAEEAKVISNTYAGLAVALIVVALLVWQQRKHLPSSLTSGNANPLSALSLLKQPRFAFGAACIFCYVGAEVSIGSLLTNFLMQDSTFGFNAEVAGKHVAYYWGGAMIGRFIGAGLLRAFAPGKVLACAAVVAIALIASAATNHGAVAGWSILAIGLFNSVMFPTIFALACEGLGKRAAEGSGLICCAIVGGAIVPPLTGLAADLSTLGLSLAVPAVCYAVIASYGWYARRSALA, encoded by the coding sequence ATGACGGATAACACCGTTGCAGCATCCTTAGAACAAAACCAACCACCCATTGCCAACGTCCAGCGACTGAGCCTGTTCGTTTTCGCGCTGTTTTTCATTTTTGGCGGCATCACCAGCCTCAATGACATCCTGATCCCCAAACTCAAAAGCCTGTTCAGCCTCAGCTATGCCGAGGCGATGCTGGTGCAGTCGGCGTTCTTCCTTGCCTATGCGCTGGCGTCCATCCCCGCCAGCCTGCTGATCAGCCGCATCGGCTACATGCGGGCGGCGGCTATCGGCCTGGTGACCATGGCCGTGGGTTGCGCGTTGTTCATTCCTGCCGCGCTGGTGGGGCTGTTCGGCGCCTTTTTGATCGCGCTGTTCGTGCTGGCGATCGGCGTCACCGTGGTGCAGGTGGTTTCCAACCCGCTGATCTCGCTGCTGGGCCCGCAACAGACCTCCCACAGCCGCGTGACCTTCGCCCAGGCGTTCAACTCGCTGGGCACCACCGTCGCGCCGTACCTGGGCGCCATGCTGATCCTAGGCTCGCTGAGCCAGGTCGACCCAGCTACCTTGAGCGGCTCCGCCCTGGCGACTTACTTGGCCGAAGAAGCCAAGGTCATCAGTAACACCTACGCGGGCCTTGCGGTGGCGCTGATCGTGGTGGCTTTGCTGGTCTGGCAACAACGCAAGCATCTGCCCTCCTCGCTCACCAGTGGCAACGCCAACCCGCTCTCGGCCTTGAGCCTGCTCAAGCAACCGCGCTTCGCCTTCGGTGCGGCCTGCATTTTTTGCTACGTCGGGGCGGAAGTGTCCATCGGCAGCCTGCTGACCAACTTCCTGATGCAGGACTCGACTTTCGGCTTCAACGCCGAAGTGGCCGGCAAGCACGTGGCCTACTACTGGGGCGGCGCGATGATCGGCCGCTTCATCGGTGCCGGCCTGCTGCGCGCGTTCGCACCGGGCAAGGTGCTGGCCTGTGCCGCCGTGGTCGCCATCGCGCTGATCGCCAGCGCCGCCACCAACCACGGTGCCGTGGCCGGCTGGTCGATCCTGGCCATCGGCTTGTTCAACTCGGTGATGTTCCCGACCATCTTCGCCCTGGCGTGTGAAGGGCTGGGCAAACGCGCCGCCGAGGGCTCGGGGCTGATCTGCTGCGCCATCGTCGGCGGCGCCATCGTGCCGCCACTCACCGGCCTGGCCGCCGACCTCAGCACCCTGGGCCTGTCGCTGGCGGTGCCGGCAGTGTGCTACGCGGTGATCGCGTCGTATGGCTGGTATGCGCGCCGTTCCGCGCTGGCCTGA
- the proP gene encoding glycine betaine/L-proline transporter ProP has product MKLGKKRAKPFGLKDITIVDDAKMRKAITAAALGNAMEWFDFGVYGFVAYVLGKVFFPSADPSVQMIAALATFSVPFLIRPLGGLFFGALGDRYGRQKVLAATIVIMSLSTFAIGLIPSYASIGIWAPVLLLLAKMAQGFSVGGEYTGASIFVAEYAPDRKRGFLGSWLDFGSIAGFVFGAGLVVAISAVLGEDKFQEWGWRLPFFLALPLGLLGLYLRNALEETPAFQQHVEKLEQGDREGLASGPQVSFKEVVTKHWRSLMTCVGVVVATNVTYYMLLTYMPSYLSHNLHYSENRGVLIIIAIMVGMLFVQPLIGRLSDRFGRRPFIICGSIGLFCLAIPAFMLIISGKVGLIFTGLLILAVVLNFFIGVMASTLPAMFPTHIRYSALASAFNISVLIAGVTPTLAAWLVETTQNLYMPAYYLMVVAVIGLATGLTMKETANKPLRGAAPTASDLDEAKELLQEHHDHIEDKIEDIDAKIAELQAKREELVQQHPRID; this is encoded by the coding sequence ATGAAACTTGGAAAAAAACGCGCAAAACCCTTCGGCTTGAAGGACATCACCATTGTCGACGACGCCAAGATGCGCAAGGCGATCACCGCCGCCGCGCTGGGCAACGCCATGGAGTGGTTCGACTTTGGCGTCTATGGTTTCGTCGCCTATGTGCTGGGCAAGGTGTTCTTCCCCAGTGCCGACCCCAGCGTGCAGATGATCGCCGCACTGGCGACGTTCTCGGTGCCCTTCCTGATTCGTCCGCTGGGTGGGCTGTTCTTCGGTGCACTGGGCGACCGCTACGGGCGACAGAAAGTGTTGGCGGCGACCATCGTCATCATGTCGTTGAGCACCTTCGCCATCGGCCTGATCCCCTCCTACGCCTCGATTGGTATCTGGGCGCCGGTACTGCTGTTGCTGGCCAAGATGGCCCAGGGCTTTTCGGTAGGCGGTGAATACACCGGCGCCTCGATCTTCGTTGCCGAATACGCTCCAGACCGCAAACGCGGCTTTCTCGGCAGCTGGCTGGATTTCGGCTCGATCGCCGGCTTCGTCTTCGGCGCGGGTCTGGTGGTGGCGATCTCCGCCGTGCTGGGCGAAGACAAATTCCAGGAATGGGGCTGGCGTCTGCCGTTCTTCCTCGCCCTGCCGCTCGGCTTGCTGGGGCTGTATCTGCGTAACGCGCTGGAAGAGACTCCGGCCTTCCAGCAGCACGTCGAGAAGCTTGAGCAAGGCGATCGCGAAGGCTTGGCGAGCGGCCCTCAGGTGTCGTTCAAGGAAGTGGTCACCAAACACTGGCGCAGCCTGATGACGTGCGTCGGCGTGGTCGTCGCCACCAACGTCACCTACTACATGCTGCTCACCTACATGCCGAGCTACCTGTCGCATAACTTGCATTACAGCGAGAACCGCGGCGTATTGATCATCATCGCGATCATGGTCGGCATGCTGTTCGTGCAACCCCTGATCGGGCGCTTGAGCGACAGGTTCGGGCGTCGACCATTCATCATCTGCGGCAGCATCGGCTTGTTCTGCCTGGCCATTCCAGCCTTCATGCTGATCATCAGTGGCAAGGTCGGGTTGATCTTCACCGGTTTGCTGATACTGGCGGTGGTGCTCAACTTCTTTATCGGTGTCATGGCCTCGACGTTGCCGGCCATGTTCCCCACGCACATCCGTTACAGCGCCCTGGCCAGTGCGTTCAATATCTCGGTCTTGATCGCTGGCGTGACCCCGACCCTGGCCGCGTGGCTGGTCGAAACCACCCAGAACCTGTACATGCCGGCCTACTACCTGATGGTGGTGGCGGTCATCGGCCTGGCCACCGGGTTGACGATGAAGGAGACCGCCAACAAGCCGTTGCGCGGTGCGGCGCCGACCGCCTCCGATCTGGATGAGGCGAAGGAACTGCTGCAGGAGCATCACGACCACATCGAAGATAAAATCGAAGACATCGACGCGAAAATCGCCGAGTTGCAGGCCAAGCGTGAGGAGTTGGTGCAGCAGCATCCGCGCATTGACTGA
- a CDS encoding DUF1737 domain-containing protein, translated as MSQPPDNLQIYRVLTGPDDAAFCQRVSAALNMGYALHGSPALTFNGQQVIVAQAVIWAGQVKAY; from the coding sequence ATCAGCCAGCCCCCCGACAACCTGCAGATCTACCGCGTACTCACCGGCCCTGACGACGCAGCCTTTTGCCAGCGTGTCAGTGCTGCCCTGAACATGGGCTACGCACTGCACGGTTCGCCGGCACTGACCTTCAATGGGCAGCAGGTGATCGTTGCCCAGGCGGTCATCTGGGCGGGTCAGGTCAAGGCGTATTGA
- a CDS encoding transporter substrate-binding domain-containing protein, protein MGHLTKPIRYTRKGLRLYCAAWFVTLAGPACAGGLPAVDLYLSQSPPLTVLEPADQDGNNGITGIVGEVTVKAATLAGYDLRPQALPWARSQRIVQSGRNQLIIPLSRTPARENQYTWIAPVMTMDRAFFSLDKQVETFEQARQTYERVAVGMGSAQEQMLRDEGFSNAQIYSLKIGENPAQMLLLGRVDAWFNGVPETRYFWPQVSDRPLRMSPALMKSDLYLACSKICDPTMVDDLRKAIETLRSDGTIKRITDAYLAKTAAQVSKSLQSAPQQSAPKDSHHQPAPRQPADLPRTHRP, encoded by the coding sequence ATGGGTCATTTGACCAAGCCAATTCGCTACACCCGCAAAGGATTGCGCCTGTACTGCGCAGCATGGTTCGTCACGCTGGCGGGGCCGGCCTGCGCCGGGGGCCTTCCAGCCGTCGATCTGTACCTCTCCCAGTCGCCCCCCCTGACAGTACTCGAACCCGCCGATCAGGATGGCAATAACGGCATCACGGGCATCGTCGGCGAGGTGACCGTCAAGGCGGCTACCCTGGCCGGCTACGATTTGCGCCCGCAGGCATTGCCCTGGGCCCGCTCGCAGCGCATCGTCCAGTCAGGCAGAAACCAACTGATCATCCCGTTGAGCCGCACGCCGGCCCGAGAAAACCAATACACCTGGATAGCACCGGTGATGACCATGGACCGAGCGTTTTTCAGTCTCGACAAACAGGTTGAGACCTTCGAGCAGGCGCGCCAGACCTATGAGCGAGTCGCCGTCGGCATGGGCAGCGCCCAAGAGCAGATGTTGCGCGATGAGGGTTTCAGCAATGCGCAGATCTACTCGCTGAAAATCGGTGAAAACCCGGCCCAGATGTTGCTGCTCGGTCGCGTCGATGCCTGGTTCAACGGCGTTCCGGAAACCCGTTATTTCTGGCCGCAAGTCTCGGATCGGCCGTTGCGGATGAGCCCTGCACTGATGAAGTCGGACCTGTACCTGGCCTGCTCGAAAATCTGCGACCCGACAATGGTCGATGATCTGAGAAAGGCCATCGAAACACTGCGCAGCGACGGTACGATCAAGCGCATCACCGATGCCTACCTTGCCAAGACCGCAGCGCAGGTCTCAAAGTCACTGCAATCCGCCCCCCAGCAGTCAGCTCCCAAGGACTCCCATCATCAGCCAGCCCCCCGACAACCTGCAGATCTACCGCGTACTCACCGGCCCTGA
- a CDS encoding ribonuclease Z has product MDLQFLGTSSGVPTRARNVSATAVIEASGKVWYLVDCGEGTQHQLLRTSLSVRDLRAIFITHVHGDHCFGLPGLLASAGMSGRSEPLDLIMPIALHAWVQQSLAVSESYLPFELRLHALETLDTWSSGTVEVSTVELSHRVPSYGYVFAEINPDPRLDLERLQADGIARGPLWGELAQGRNVEHGGRLINAKDYLRPSRPGRRVIVCGDNDRPQLLAAVAQGADVLVHEATFTEPVLERASTNYGHSTAAAVAQFAEAAGIPNLVLTHFSARYQNNPQRSPSIDDVRAEAATYYSGRLTLAADLQRYHLGRDGDLQPVDSLRV; this is encoded by the coding sequence ATGGACCTGCAGTTCCTAGGTACTTCATCCGGCGTCCCCACCAGGGCCCGCAACGTCAGTGCCACAGCAGTCATCGAAGCGTCCGGCAAGGTCTGGTACCTGGTGGATTGCGGCGAAGGCACGCAACATCAGCTACTGCGTACCTCACTTTCGGTACGCGACCTGCGCGCGATTTTCATTACTCATGTCCACGGCGACCACTGTTTCGGACTGCCCGGTTTGTTAGCCAGTGCCGGCATGTCCGGGCGCAGCGAGCCGCTGGACCTGATCATGCCGATCGCCCTGCACGCCTGGGTGCAGCAGAGCCTGGCGGTGAGCGAGAGCTACCTGCCCTTCGAATTGCGCCTGCATGCGCTGGAAACCCTCGACACGTGGAGCAGCGGTACGGTCGAAGTCAGCACCGTCGAGTTGTCGCACCGGGTGCCCAGCTACGGCTACGTGTTCGCCGAAATCAACCCCGATCCACGGCTGGATCTGGAGCGTCTTCAGGCCGATGGCATCGCACGCGGACCGCTATGGGGCGAGCTGGCACAGGGGCGCAACGTGGAGCACGGCGGCCGCCTGATCAACGCGAAGGACTACCTTCGCCCCTCGCGTCCGGGGCGCCGCGTGATCGTCTGCGGCGACAATGATCGTCCGCAGTTGTTGGCCGCCGTGGCGCAAGGCGCGGATGTACTGGTGCATGAAGCCACCTTCACCGAACCGGTGCTTGAGCGCGCCTCGACTAACTATGGCCACAGCACCGCTGCGGCAGTGGCACAGTTCGCCGAAGCCGCCGGGATACCGAATCTGGTGCTGACCCACTTCAGCGCCCGCTATCAAAACAATCCGCAGCGAAGCCCTTCCATCGACGATGTCCGCGCAGAGGCGGCGACGTATTACAGCGGTCGACTGACATTAGCGGCAGACCTTCAGCGTTATCACCTTGGCCGGGACGGTGATCTGCAGCCGGTGGACAGTTTGCGTGTGTAA
- a CDS encoding ADP-ribose pyrophosphatase, with protein sequence MTKASVRIIEQHLLSDNWYVLKKIEFEQQRKDGTWQTQTREVYDRGNGATIGLYNLAKRTVILTRQFRLPAFVNDHDGYLIETAAGLLDNASPEERIRLEAEEETGYRVKSVRKVYEAFMSPGSVTERLHFFIGEYHPEDRISAGGGLAEEGEDIEVLELPFEQALAMIDDGRIMDGKTIILLQHLKLLMPPSRPLIILVAGPCPFHPGDDPAAMAVNLQAMQRCAQALLQAGHLPVVAQWLALPSEQLAGSREVGDEVYQAHFQEYAKMLLQRCDGVLRVEGPSEDADSIVELARQRGVAVYRDLNEIPAVHERQ encoded by the coding sequence ATGACCAAGGCAAGTGTTCGAATCATCGAGCAACATCTGCTTTCGGATAACTGGTACGTGCTGAAAAAGATCGAATTCGAGCAGCAGCGCAAGGACGGTACTTGGCAGACACAAACCCGTGAAGTGTACGACCGGGGCAATGGCGCCACGATCGGGCTCTACAACCTGGCGAAGCGCACCGTCATTCTTACCCGGCAGTTTCGCCTCCCCGCCTTCGTCAACGACCACGACGGTTACTTGATCGAAACCGCAGCCGGGTTGCTCGACAACGCCAGCCCCGAAGAGCGAATCCGGCTCGAGGCCGAGGAAGAAACCGGCTATCGAGTCAAATCCGTGCGCAAGGTGTATGAGGCGTTCATGAGCCCCGGCTCGGTCACTGAGCGCCTGCATTTTTTTATCGGGGAATACCATCCCGAAGACCGTATCAGCGCGGGCGGTGGCCTGGCCGAAGAAGGCGAGGACATCGAGGTGCTGGAGTTGCCCTTCGAGCAAGCGCTGGCGATGATCGATGACGGGCGGATCATGGACGGCAAAACCATCATCCTCCTGCAACATCTCAAACTACTCATGCCACCCTCGCGTCCTCTGATAATCCTGGTGGCCGGCCCCTGCCCCTTTCACCCCGGTGATGATCCCGCTGCAATGGCCGTCAATCTGCAGGCCATGCAACGCTGCGCCCAAGCCCTCTTGCAGGCGGGCCACCTGCCGGTCGTTGCCCAGTGGCTGGCATTACCCTCGGAGCAACTGGCGGGGTCCCGTGAGGTAGGCGATGAGGTGTATCAGGCGCATTTTCAGGAGTACGCGAAAATGCTTTTACAGCGTTGCGACGGAGTATTGCGTGTGGAGGGCCCGTCCGAGGACGCGGACTCGATAGTAGAACTGGCCCGGCAGCGGGGGGTGGCAGTCTATCGCGATCTGAACGAGATTCCCGCTGTTCACGAGCGCCAATAG